CGGTCGGTGAAGTGGTTCTGCCAATCCCCGGCTACACCCTTGCGATGGTGCTCGCGCACGCTCTCGACGCCGCGTGCCCGACCCGTTCGTGCCTGGAAGCTCTCCGCTTCGATCGCCACCCGCCGCACAACAATGTCTGAATCGAATCCGGCGAAGTCGAAGATTTGATTGAACTGGCCGACCTCGTCGGCCACGAGATCTTCGTATCGAATGATGAGCTTGCGACATTCCGGCTTATGCAGCCAACTCCGCTGGATGTCGGCCATGCCACGCAGGCGCTCGCGAATTACGAACAGCAGCCCTTCTTCCATGCTCAAGTCGTCGAGCGTCCTGCGGCTCTCTGCGACCGCGTCATTGATGACGCCGTGGCTGTACTTCATGCTGAAGTACCACGAGACGGCGGCATCACGCAGATCTCGGATGACGACCAGGTGACGATGATGGGGGCGGGGCGTGACCTGCTGATCAAACCACTGTGCGGCCATATATACCGGCGTATACACCGCGCCCTGCCGGAGCACGTCGTCGCGTACGTTCGCCATGTCACCATCCGCAACGACGATGCGATCGGAAACGAGTCGGTTGAGAACGCCACGAACCCACTGGCTTCCGGATTTCCAGTGCGTGATGTGGAAGACGATGTCGTCAGGGGGCGCCTTCGGCAGCGTTGGTGCAGTACGAGCAGTACGCGACCTACGAAGTGGAAATTTCGGAATCCAACTGCGCATCCGTCTTCCCAAACCTCCGCACCCGCCCAGCATAGTCCCTGACCGCTTCATCGAATCGGTCCGCCCCAAACTCGGGCCACGACGCGTCGCTGATGTACAACTCGGCGTAGCTCACCTGCCACAGCAGGTAGTTGCTCAGCCGCCGCTCGCCCGCGGTGCGGATGAGCAGGTCGGGGTCGGGCAGGTCGGCCGTGTACAGGTGCCGGGCGATCGTCTCCTGGTCGATGTCCAGGTGGCGAATCTCGCCCGCGGCGGCCTTGGCCGCGATGGCACGCGTGGCGTCGACGATCTCGTCGCGGCCGCCGTAGTTGAGCGCCAGGGTCAGGTTGGCCCGCGTGCCGCCGGCGGTGATGGCCTCGACCTTCTCGATGGCAGATCGCACCTCGTCGGGCAGCCCCGCGCGGCGGCCGATCACGCGAAGGCGGATGCCCTCCTCGGCCAGCCGCTCCGCCTCGCCGTCCAGATACGCCACGCACAGCAGCATGAGCTGGGACACCTCGTCGGCCGGCCGCTTCCAGTTCTCGCTCGAAAAGGCGTACAGCGTCAAGTGGGTCACGCCAAGCTCGCCCGCACGCTCGACGACCTCTCGCACGCGGACGGCTCCCTCGCGGTGCCCCCAGATGCGCGGCAGCCCCTGGGCCTGGGCCCACCGGCCGTTGCCGTCCATGATGATCGCCACGTGCCTGGGCACGCGAGCCGGGTCCAGGCCCAGCGGGTGCTCGCTCGCCTTGGTCGCCGTCGCGCTCATGCCTGCGGTACGCCCCGCTGGAGGTTCAGGATCGTCTGCTCGCGGTCGGGCCCCACGCCCACGAACGCCACCGGCACGCCCAAAGCCGTCTCCACGCGCTCGATCAATGCCTGCGCCTGGGCCGGCAGGTCCGACACGCTCCGGCAGCCGCTGACGTCCTGCGAGAAGCCGGGCAGATTCTCGTACAAGGGCGTGGCCCTCGCCAGGTCGGCCGCATCGGGCAAGAAGCGGTCGGTCTTGACGCCATCGACGTCGTACGCGGTGCACACCTTGATCTCGTCCAGCCCGCTCAGCACGTCGAGCATGGTCATCGCCACGTGCGTTACGCCGTTGACCATGGCCGAGTACCGCAACGCCACCAGGTCGAGCCAGCCGATGCGGCGTGGGCGGCCGGTGGTGGTGCCATACTCGCCGCCGCGATCGCGGATGGTCTGGGCCAGCTCGCCCTCGATCTCGGTGGGCATGGGCCCGAGCCCGACGCGGGTGGTGTAGGCCTTCATCACGCCGATCACGCCCGAGAGCATCCGACCGGGCACGCCGCTGCCAGTCGCGATGCCCAATGCCGAGCAGTTCGAGCTGGTGACGTAGGGATACGTGCCGTGGTCGATGTCCAGCAGCGTGGCGTTGCCGCCCTCGAACAGCACGCGGCCGCCCGCGCCGAGCGTCTCGTGCAACAAGTAGGTCGTGTCGGCCACGTTGGGGCGCAGCCGCTCGGCAATGGGAACCAGTTCGGCCAGGATGGCGTGGGGATCCATCGGCGCTTCGCCCGCTGCCACGCTGGCGCGGTTGTGCAGGCTCGTGGCGAGCTTCACGCGGTCGGCCAGGATCGGGCCGCCTCGGATGACGTCGCCCATGCGCACCGCCGACATCCGCATGGCCTTCTCGGCATAGGTGGGCCCGATGCCACGCTTGGTCGTGCCGATGGCGGTGGTGCTGGCGCCCTCGGCCCGTGCCAGTTCCTCCATCGCGGTTTCCAGGCGC
This portion of the Phycisphaerales bacterium genome encodes:
- a CDS encoding sulfotransferase domain-containing protein encodes the protein MANVRDDVLRQGAVYTPVYMAAQWFDQQVTPRPHHRHLVVIRDLRDAAVSWYFSMKYSHGVINDAVAESRRTLDDLSMEEGLLFVIRERLRGMADIQRSWLHKPECRKLIIRYEDLVADEVGQFNQIFDFAGFDSDIVVRRVAIEAESFQARTGRARGVESVREHHRKGVAGDWQNHFTDRVKDAFKSMYGQTLIETGYESDLNW
- a CDS encoding isoprenyl transferase, which gives rise to MSATATKASEHPLGLDPARVPRHVAIIMDGNGRWAQAQGLPRIWGHREGAVRVREVVERAGELGVTHLTLYAFSSENWKRPADEVSQLMLLCVAYLDGEAERLAEEGIRLRVIGRRAGLPDEVRSAIEKVEAITAGGTRANLTLALNYGGRDEIVDATRAIAAKAAAGEIRHLDIDQETIARHLYTADLPDPDLLIRTAGERRLSNYLLWQVSYAELYISDASWPEFGADRFDEAVRDYAGRVRRFGKTDAQLDSEISTS
- a CDS encoding adenylosuccinate synthase, whose translation is MPGQSPIASDVQSGSQSAVAHALCPTGRAAAVVGLQWGDEGKGKYVDLLAPGFDAVARYNGGANAGHTIVVGGQKYALHLVPSGILHPGTKAVIGNGAVVDPHQLVKELDALQARGIDTSALVVSSRAHVVMPYHKAMDARLETAMEELARAEGASTTAIGTTKRGIGPTYAEKAMRMSAVRMGDVIRGGPILADRVKLATSLHNRASVAAGEAPMDPHAILAELVPIAERLRPNVADTTYLLHETLGAGGRVLFEGGNATLLDIDHGTYPYVTSSNCSALGIATGSGVPGRMLSGVIGVMKAYTTRVGLGPMPTEIEGELAQTIRDRGGEYGTTTGRPRRIGWLDLVALRYSAMVNGVTHVAMTMLDVLSGLDEIKVCTAYDVDGVKTDRFLPDAADLARATPLYENLPGFSQDVSGCRSVSDLPAQAQALIERVETALGVPVAFVGVGPDREQTILNLQRGVPQA